In Oryctolagus cuniculus chromosome 18, mOryCun1.1, whole genome shotgun sequence, the DNA window GAGCAGGAGACCCCGCAACTCTCTTACAGCCTACACAGACCCAGGACAGAGGCGCTCTTACACAGACCACCTCCGAGAGGTCGCAGGACACGCAAGAGCGCCTCATGGATGAACGGGCAACAGCACAAGACCAGACAAGGACGGGGCGCGGTGGAGACGGAGGAGGGGGGTCGTGAGGGATGGAGGAAGCGGCACTGTTCTGCTTCTGGATCTGGGTGCTGGTGCATGGGTGTCCACTACAAAATCCGTGGAACAGGAAATTGCGGAGAATTTGCTGAACTTCAACATTCAAAACTACTTCTGAAGGAGAGGACGGCTGGCCACAAAACAGGAATTGGATTTGGTAATTAGAGGAAAAGTCTATTTCAAACTGCACTGATCAAGGGAATGAAACCATGACGAGGGCAGAGGGGGACGTGGAGAGCCGTCCAGGAGGCAGCCACATCTGCTTAAGACCAGAGAAATCCTGGAGCGGAAAGAGGCAATGGTGGAAGACAGACCACCACTAAGCGATGGACCAGTTCTTAGTTGAAGGTCGCTGAGGGGTATTTCCAAATGTCACCCTGACATAGCAGGATGAAGCACAGATTTTATGAGCTCCTGTAATAAACTGAGTTTCTTCACAGGAAGAGCCTCTTTCTGGCGTTAGATAATGGGTTGGAATCACAGAAAACCGAAGAGAGTGGAACTGTGAGCTCCTGAAAGACAAGGATCCAACCCTCGGAATCTAACGGAAATGTGAGGTGAAATCCATCAGCCTTGGGGACAAAGACATGTGCTAGGATTCAAGCTGCAGAGCACGTGTTGATGTCCCTGAGGAACAGAATGGAACAACAAGTTAAGTGGGTTAGAGACTTTAAGATAGAGAAGatgaaattgggaaaaaaatatattgattaaaaagattttatgatgTAAATACACTGAAAGTCTCTACACCCCAACCACTGGGAAAGCTTCAGGCCATTGCTGGTGGGTATTTAACTGTAGCACACAACTCCTGGACAGCACAAGGGACTGGATCCTAATAACAAAGATATAAGCATGAGAAGGGGAGGGGATCTTATGGAAGGATTTATGCACATGCTGGGAGACATGCCTGCATTTCAGTGTCTGTTAAACAATGAACCTCCTCGATTTCCCATCTTCATCACCTCTGTTTTCTGAGCTCTTTACACAGGGACATTTATTTTTCCTGCAGCCCATTCTTTAGGAATTCCTGTGTTTTATCTCGCAAGATCACTTGATACACATCTAACCCCTATCAAAGTCCCTGAAAAATGAGACCTGGGTGTTAAAAATGAGACCCTTGTCAAAATTTCATAAATGAATATGGAAATTCTTACACAGCTGAACAGATATGAGGCAAGCACCAAATACAATTTTGCATTTTCTATTAGGTGCATTAAAAGCAGAAGCAACTAGTTTTAATAATAGACAATACATTAATTACACCCACAGCATAACTTAAACATGTACACagtttgaaaatttatatattcaatttaacattttgaaatgtgttttttaaatgagCTGAATACTTCAAGTGAGATTAGTTCGATGGTCACCTGCCTTTGTTTCCTCATAAAATCTCTGTGGTAAATGATGTCACATCAACCAAGGAAAGCTCTTGGAGAAAAAGGCATTCTCATCATTAAAGGCAAGAAGTCAATTTGggaatatttttggtatttttcatCAGCAAAAATGGGCAGAATGTTGGGTAGCATGATGATAAAATTCCAGTAATGCCCACCAATCTTGAGTCTTTCTCAGGTCTGTAATATGCATAAATGTCCATAAAGTTGTTGCAACAGtaaaagaacacaaaacaaaatgccAGCAAAAGGATAATGTGGGTGGCTCTGTTTTCTGGAGACATCTGCCTGGAAAGGACACAGCTGTGGATGTGCCGGGCTCTCCTGTGGTGTCTGTAGAGGAGCCCCACCATGTAGAGGCTGGACACGATCATCGGTGCCAGGAACAGGACATCACGGGTCAAGATGACACTTATAAATGACCCTGAATGGCGATCTCCAGATTGCCTAGTTTGACAATACGCATGAACAAACCCATGACCAATGAAAGTGAAATTCCATTTGGCTCTTACAGTTTCAATGATGTGGATGTAGATCAGCAGATTGATGATCCAGAAGATTAGGAAAGAGGGGAAAATCCAGGTAGACAACTTAGATTTCAGCCTTGCCCATTTAGAATGACTGGGACTGATAGTGATGGCTTGAAAAGCACTCAGGAGAGACGTGGTACAGATGGAAAGACCCCGGGCAACTCTGTAGATGTAAAAAACAGTTTGACAGCCAGCATTATCTAAGAAACGTTTGACTCCAAAGGATGACATGATCTCTGGTATTGACTGGAACACGATGGTTATAATATTGGCCATTGTCAGGTGCATGAAAATGGAATCTATGGGCTTCTTCAGCTGAGGCTGGATTAGGAAGGCATAAATATAGTTCATAAAGAGAAATGAATTGGCCATGACACCAATAGAAATCTGAGCTATGAGAAAGAAGCTCAAAATTTTGTCACCTGGAAACATGTCAATAACGTTTCAGTTAGGTAAGGTTGGCATccactgaaaaataaatagattgtACTGTGACGTGATGTTTTTAACAAGGAATTTTTGAAGAATGTGAAGACTGACAGTTCagtgttgggggggaggggcaagTGGTCAAGCTTTCTGCTTCAGTCTTTGCTGTGCCTCTTCCAGAAATAGAATAGCGGGCAGTGTTTGAACCTCAGACTACGGAAGTAGGTGATTCGaagatgctcacatcctacaTTTCCATTAGTGCATGCTGGCATCTGTGAATGACAAATTACATTAaaagtgctttttttcttcaGAGTATTAGATTGCTTCTTACCTCTGATGATATGTGTATATCCAATCCT includes these proteins:
- the ORYCUNV1R1616 gene encoding vomeronasal 1 receptor oryCunV1R1616 isoform X1, which codes for MFPGDKILSFFLIAQISIGVMANSFLFMNYIYAFLIQPQLKKPIDSIFMHLTMANIITIVFQSIPEIMSSFGVKRFLDNAGCQTVFYIYRVARGLSICTTSLLSAFQAITISPSHSKWARLKSKLSTWIFPSFLIFWIINLLIYIHIIETVRAKWNFTFIGHGFVHAYCQTRQSGDRHSGSFISVILTRDVLFLAPMIVSSLYMVGLLYRHHRRARHIHSCVLSRQMSPENRATHIILLLAFCFVFFYCCNNFMDIYAYYRPEKDSRLVGITGILSSCYPTFCPFLLMKNTKNIPKLTSCL